From the genome of Streptomyces spinoverrucosus:
GCGGAGCTGGGCTTCCGCTCCATCGAGGAGGCCGTCGGCCACGCCGAGACCCTCGACGTCACCCGGGCCGTCGACCACTGGAAGGCGCAGGGCCTGGACCTGGAGCCGCTGTTCCACGTGCCCGAGCTGCCCGAGGGCGCGGTGCGCCACCAGGTCGTCGCGCAGGACCACGGCCTGGAGAAGGCGCTCGACAACGAGCTGATCAAGCTCGCCGCCGACGCGCTGAACGCCTCCTCCGTGGAGGACGCCCAGCCGGTGCGCGCCCAGGTCGCCATCCGCAACATCAACCGCACGGTCGGCACCATGCTCGGCCACGAGGTGACGAAGAAGTTCGGCGGCGCGGGTCTGCCCGACGACACCATCGACATCACCTTCACCGGCTCCGCCGGCCAGTCCTTCGGCGCCTTCGTGCCGCGCGGCGTCACGCTGCGCCTGGAGGGCGACGCCAACGACTACGTCGGCAAGGGCCTGTCGGGCGGCCGTGTGATCGTCCGCCCGGACCGGAACGCGGACCACCTCGCCGAGTACAGCGTCATCGCGGGCAACACCCTCGCGTACGGCGCGACCGGCGGCGAGATGTTCCTGCGCGGCAAGGTCGGCGAGCGCTTCTGCGTCCGCAACTCCGGCGCGCTGGTCGTCTCCGAGGGCGTGGGCGACCACGGCTGCGAGTACATGACCGGCGGTCAGGCGGTGGTGCTCGGCGAGACGGGCCGCAACTTCGCGGCCGGTATGTCGGGCGGTGTCGCGTACGTCGTCGACCTGGACCGCGACAACGTCAACGTCGGCAACCTCAACGCGGTCGAGGCGCTCGACGACACCGACAAGCAGTGGCTGCACGACGTGGTCCGCCGCCACCAGGAGGAGACCGGTTCCACGGTCGCCGAGAAGCTCCTGGCCGAGTGGGACACGGCGGTCGAGCGCTTCAGCAAGATCATCCCCAGCACGTACAAGGCAGTGCTCGCCGCCAAGGACGCCGCCGAGCGAGCCGGTCTCTCCGAGTCCGAGACCCACGAGAAGATGATGGAGGCGGCGATCAATGGCTGACCCGAAGGGCTTTCTGAACCACGGCCGCGAGGTCGCCAAGTCCCGCCCGGTCGAGGAGCGCGTCAAGGACTGGAACGAGGTCTACGTCCCCGGCTCCCTGCTGCCGATCATCAGCAAGCAGGCCAGCCGCTGCATGGACTGCGGTATCCCGTTCTGCCACAACGGCTGCCCGCTGGGGAACCTGATCCCCGAGTGGAACGACTACGCCTACCGCGAGGACTGGGGCGCCGCGTCGGAGCGCCTGCACGCCACGAACAACTTCCCGGAGTTCACGGGCCGCCTGTGCCCCGCTCCGTGCGAGTCGGCGTGTGTGCTCGGCATCAACCAGCCGCCGGTCACCATCAAGAACGTCGAGGTCTCGATCATCGACAAGGCGTGGGAGACCGGGGACGTCGCCCCGCAGATCCCGGAGCGCCTGTCCGGCAAGACGGTCGCGGTCATCGGCTCGGGCCCGGCGGGTCTGGCCGCCGCCCAGCAGCTGACCCGCGCCGGCCACACGGTCGCCGTCTACGAGCGCGCGGACCGCGTCGGAGGCCTCCTCCGGTACGGCATCCCCGAGTTCAAGATGGAGAAGCGGCACATCAACCGCCGTATCGAGCAGATGCGCGCGGAGGGCACCCGCTTCCGCACCGGCATCGAGATCGGCCGCGACCTCAAGGCGACCGACCTGAAGAAGCGGTACGACGCGATCGTCATCGCCGCCGGCGCCACCACGGCCCGTGACCTCCCGGTCCCCGGCCGCGAGCTCAAGGGCATCTACCAGGCCATGGAGTACCTGCCCCTGGCCAACAAGGTGCAGGAGGGCGACTACGTCTCCCCGCCGATCTCGGCCGAGGGCAAGCACGTCGTCGTCATCGGCGGCGGCGACACCGGCGCCGACTGCGTGGGCACCGCCCACCGCCAGGGCGCGGCCTCCGTCACGCAGCTGGAGATCATGCCGAGGCCGGGCGAGGACCGTGCCGCGCACCAGCCGTGGCCGACCTTCCCGATGCTGTACAAGGTCACCTCCGCGCACGAGGAGGGCGGCGAGCGGGTCTACTCCGTCTCGACGACCCACTTCGAGGGCGACGAGGACGGCAACGTGCAGTGGCTGCACCTCACCGAGGTGGAGTTCGTCGAGGGCAAGCTGACCCCGAAGCCGGGCACCGAGCGCAAGATCCCGGCCCAGCTGGTCACCCTCGCCATGGGCTTCACCGGCACCGACCGCGAGAACGGCCTGGTCGACCAGTTCGGCCTGGACCTCGACGAGCGCGGCAACATCGCCCGCGACGCCGACTTCCAGACCAACGTGCCGGGCGTGTTCGTGGCGGGTGACGCGGGCCGTGGCCAGTCGCTGATCGTGTGGGCGATCGCGGAGGGCCGCTCGGCCGCCCGCGGCGTCGACCGCTTCCTCACGGGAGCCAGCGACCTGCCGGCCCCGATCCGTCCGACGGACCGCGCGCTGATGGTCTGATCCGACTCAACAAGCGTCCCGTACAAAGGCGTACGGAACACCAGGTGGCGCCTGCCCGACCAGTCCCCGACCGGACCGACTGGGCAGGCGCCGCCGTTTGGTCTCAGGCCAGTGCCGTGACCTTGCCGAGCGCGAGGGCCACCAGCAGCGCGAGCAGCGCCACGCACGCCCCGGCCTGCACCAGTGTGCGCCGGCCGCGCGGCGCGTACGCCAGCGCCAGCGCCACCGCCCCGCCCGCCAGCAGCCCGCCCAGGTGCCCCTGCCAGGACGTGAGCCCTGCCGAGATCAGCAGCCACAGCAGCAGGCCCGCCATGAAGCGGTTGACGGCGTTCATGTCGGCGCCCAGGCGGCGGGCCATGACGTAGTACGCGGCGCCGAGGCCGAAGATCGCGCCGGAGGCGCCGACCGTGAGGGCGTCGGGGGCGAGCAGGAGGACCAGGACGGAGCCGCCGAGGGCGGACAGGAGGTAGAGGGAGACGTAGCGCACGCGGCCGAGTTGGTGCTCCACCACGCGGCCGAGGTTCCACAGTGCCGCCATGTTCATCACGATGTGCAGGATGCCGAACGTGCCCTCGGTGGGCGGGAGATGCAGGAACGCGCCGGTCAGCAGGCGGTACCACTCGCCGTCGACCAGGCCCTCCGGCTCGAAGCCCGCCGGGTACACCTCCTGCCACCGGTAGTGCCCGCCGTCCGGGCCGACCAGGCCGGCGCCCAGCATCCCGAGACGGTCCACGATCTCCGGGCGTACCAACTCGCCGACATAGGCGAGGACGTTCAGCGCGATCAGGGCATACGTCACGACCGGCACCGCCGACACCCGGCCGCCGACAACCGTGCGGGTCTGCCTGATCGACCTCGCGCCCTCCTTCACGCACTCGACGCACTGGTGGCCCACGGCCGCCTCGCGCATGCAGTCCGGGCAGATGTACCGGTCGCAGCGGGTGCAGCGGACGTAGGACTCCACCTTGGGGTGGCGGTAGCAGGTGGTGACGGTGGACTCGGGTTCCACGGCCGGCTCCTCGAAGGGGGTGGGCGGACGGTGAGCCGGTGGGGTCGGCGGCGAACAAAATAGCGAACGTCGGTGGACGGTGATCGCGGTGGGGCGGGAGTGTCAGTGGCTGGCGGGCGCCCGGGAGCGGGGAGCGCGCGGACCGGTCGAGACGTACGGACCGGCTGAGATCTTTCGCGAACCTTTGGCTCGAGCGCTCCACCGTGTCACCCTGAGGATGATCCGATCCGACGGGGGAGGGCGACGACTCATGAACGGCGCACGGTCGGTGAACACGGCCACCGGCAGGGGGAGTTCCCCGGGACGGGGCGAGAAGCTGGCCGACTGGGCCGACGGGCGGCTCGGGCTCTACTCGCTCGCCAAGGCCAACATGCGCAAGGTCTTCCCGGACCACTGGTCCTTCATGCTGGGCGAGGTCTGCCTCTACAGCTTCCTCGTGCTGATCCTCACCGGCGTCTACCTCACGCTGTTCTTCGAGCCGAGCAGCGTAGAGGTGGTCTACGACGGGTCGTACACACCGCTCAACGGCATCGTGATGACCCGGGCGTTCGAATCGACCCTGGAGATCAGCTTCGACGTGCGCGGCGGGCTGCTCATCCGGCAGATCCACCACTGGGCGGCGCTGGTCTTCGTCGCCGGCATGCTCGTGCACATGATGCGGGTGTTCTTCACCGGCGCCTACCGCAAGCCGCGCGAGATCAACTGGGTGTTCGGCTGGACCCTGCTGCTGCTCGGCGTCATCACCGGCCTCACCGGCTACTCGCTCCCCGACGACCTGCTCTCCGGCACCGGCCTGCGCTTCGCCCAGGGCGCCATCCTGTCCGTCCCGATCGTGGGCACGTATCTGGCGTTCTTCCTGTTCGGCGGGGAGTTCCCGGGCCACGACATCATCTCGCGGCTGTTCCCGATCCATGTCCTGTTGCTGCCCGGGATCATGCTGGGCCTGGTGGTGGCCCATCTGATCCTGGTCTTCTACCACAAGCACACCCAGTACCCCGGCCCCGGCCGCGACCAGAAGTCGGTCGTCGGCATGCCCTTCCTGCCGGTCTACATGGCCAAGGCCGGCGGCTTCTTCTTCCTGGTCTTCGGCGCGCTCGCGATGCTGGGCGGACTCGCGCAGATCAACCCCGTCTGGGCGTTCGGGCCGTACCGCGCCGACCTCGTCACCACCGGCGCCCAGCCCGACTGGTACCTCGGCTTCTCCGAGGGCCTGATCCGGGTGATGCCGGGATGGGAGATCGACCTCGGGGGCCACACCCTCGTCCTCGGTGTCTTCATCCCTTTCGCGCTCTTCCCGCTGATCCTGGCGGCCATCGGCGTCTATCCCTTCATAGAGGCCTGGATCACCGGGGACAAACGCGAGCACCACATATTGGACCGGCCGCGCAACGCCCCCGTCCGCACCGGCCTCGGCGTCGCCTGGCTCACCCTCTACGTGGTCTGCCTGATCGGCGGCGGCAACGACATCGTCGCCACCCATCTGCATCTGTCGATCAACGCCATCACCTGGTTCGTCAGGATCGCGTTCTTCGTCGCGCCGGTGCTGGCGTTCGTCGTCACCAAGCGGATATGCCTGGGCCTGCAACGCCGAGACCGCGAGAAGGTACTGCACGGCCGGGAGACCGGCACCATCAAACGCCTGCCGCACGGCAAGTACATCGAGGTCCACGAACCGCTCACCCAGGCCCAGCGGCACACCCTCACCCAGCACGAGCAGCCGCCGCCGTACGAGATCGGACCGCGCGTCGACGCCAACGGCGTCCGGCGCCGCGTCACCGTCTCCCAGCGGGTACGGGCGCGGCTGGCGCGGGCCATGTTGGGGCCCGACAGCCACATCCCGAAGCCGACCCCGGAGGAGTACCGGGAGATCACGCGCGGGCACTGAGGAGTACCGGGGATCACAGGCGGGCACTCAGGACCGCGTCCCGGCACTCGTCCGGACCGCCCCAGGCGCCGCGCAGGGCGCGGGCCTTGGTCAGCCACAGGGACAGGTCGTACTCCGCCGTGTAGCCGATCGCGCCGTGCAGTTGGAGCGCCGTACGGGCCGTAGTGTACGCCGCCTCGCACGCCGTGACCTTGGCGGCGGCCACGTCGGCGGCGCTCATGGTCAGCGCGGCACCGAAGAGCAGCGGGCGCGCGAACGCCAGGGCGATCCGAGCGTCGGCCAGCCGGTGCTTGACCGCCTGGAAGGACCCTGTGGGCACGCCGAACTGGGTGCGCTGCCGGACGTAGGCGACAGTCCGGTCGAGCAGGGCTTCTCCGAGGCCGAGGGCCTGCGCGGCGGTGGCCAGGCGCGCCCAGGTGAGGGCCTGGTCGGTGGGCGGGGTGGGGGAGAGGAGCTCGCCGCCGGGGAGGAGGGGGGTGAGGCGGCGGGCCGGGTCCAGGGAGGGGCGGGCGGGGGTCGCCGGGCCGGGGGACAGACGCAGGCCGTCGGCGGTGAGGGACAGGTGGGTGGTGGCCGCGTCGCCGTCGAGGGCGTACGGGGCGTCCGCCGACGCCAGCGTCGCCATGGTCCCGCCCGCCGCGAGGGACGGCAGGAAGCGCTTGGCGAGGGCCGGTTCCGTGAGCAGCGCGGCGGCCGTGACCGTCTCCACCAGCGGGCCCGGAACGGCATGTCGCCCCAACTCGACGAAGGCGACGGCCAGTTCGACCGGGCGGGCGCCCAGCCCGTCGTACTCCTCCGGTATCGCCAGCGCGAACACGCCCGCCTCGGCGATACGGGCCCACAGCGCGCGTCCGCCGCAGTGGTCGCCGCGGCTCCAGTCCCGGATGACGGCGGGCGTGTCGGCGGCGGTGAGCAGGGCGTCCAGGGACGCGGCGAAGGCGCGCTGTTCGGGGTCGAGGAGGAAGCGCATCAGCGGCGTCCCTTCGGCAGGCCCAGCAGGCGCTCGGCGATGATGTCGCGCTGGATCTCGTTGGTGCCGGCGTAGATCGGTCCGGCCAGGGCGAAGACGTACGGCTCGGACCACGCCGTGTCCGCCAGCTCACCCTCCGGGCCGAGGAGGTCGAGGGCGGTCTCGTGCAGCGCGATGTCGTACTCGGACCAGAACACCTTGTTCAGGCTCGACTCCGCGCCGAGCGGCTCCCCGTCGAGGAAGCGGGACGCGGCGGCGTAGGTGAAGAGCTGGTAGGCGCGGGCGCCGATGAGGGCGTCGGCGACTTTCCGGCGCAGGGCTTCGGGGCTTCCCTTCGCCCGCCAGAGCTCGTGCAGCCGATCGGCGGAGGCCAGGAAACGGCCGGGGGAGCGGAGCGTGAGGCCGCGTTCGCCGGCCGCTGTCGACATGGCGACACTCCAGCCCTGTCCTGGCTCCCCGACGATGTCCTCGTCGGGGACGAAGACGTCGTCCAGGAACAGCTCGGCGAAGGCCGGTTTGCCGTCCAGGCGGGCGATGGGGCGGACCGTGACGCCGGGGGCGCGCAGGTCGAACATCAGGTACGTCAGGCCCTGATGGGGCCTCGCGGTGTGCTGCTCGCTGCGGAACAGGCCGAAGGCGCGGTCGGCGAAGGGCGCGCGGGAGGACCAGGTCTTCTGGCCGGACAGCAGCCAGCCGCCGTCGGTGCGGACGGCTCTCGACGTCAGGGACGCGAGGTCCGAACCCGCCTCCGGCTCCGACCAGGCCTGCGCCCAGATGATGTGACCCGAGGCCATGGTCGGCAGGACGCGTGCCAGCTGCTCCTCGGTGCCGTGGGCGAAGAGGGTGGGCGCGAGGAGATGGATGCCGTTCTGGCTGACGCGGGCCGGGGCGGCGGCCGCGTAGTACTCCTCCTCGAAGATCAGCCACCGGACGAGCCCGCTGTCCCGGCCGCCGTACGCCGTCGGCCAGTCGACCACCGACCAGCGGTTCGCGGCCAGTTCGGCCTCCCACGCCCGGTGGGCGGCGAAGCCCTCCTCGGTCTCCAGGGAGGGGAGGGGAACGGACGGCACGTGCGCGTGCAGCCAGCTCCGGGCCTCGGCCCGGAAGGCGTCCTCTTCCTGCGTGAACGCGAGATCCATCGACGAACAGTCCTTCCCTAACAAGTGTTTGGTAGGTTAGCGTGACCCTATGACAGGCGTCGAGAGTCCGGCGTACGTGCCCGGGCACGGGCTGCTGAAAGGCCGCACCGCCGTCATCACGGCCGCGGCCGGGGCGGGGATCGGCGGGGCGACCGCGCGCCGGTTCCTTCAGGAGGGCGCGCGCGTGCTGATCAGCGACGCCCATGTGCGGCGGCTGAAGGAGTACGAGGCCGAGCTGGGGCGGGAGTTCGCCGGGGCGGTGACCGCCGTGCCCTGTGACGTCACGGACGAGGCCCAGGTACGGGAGCTGTTCGCGGCGGCCGTGCGGGAGCACGGGCGGCTGGACGTCGTCGTCAACAACGCGGGGCTCGGCGGGACCTGCGAGCTGGCCGACATGGCCGACGAGCAGTGGTTCCGGGTGGTCGACGTGACGCTGAACGGGACGTTCCGGTGTACGCGCGCGGCCCTGCGGCTGTTCCGCGAGGCGGGGCATGGAGGCGTGATCGTCAACAACGCGTCCGTCGTCGGCTGGCGGGCCCAGGCCGGGCAGGCGCACTACGCCGCCGCGAAGGCCGGCGTGATGGCGCTGACCAGGTGCGCGGCGATGGAGGCCGCCGAGTACGGGGTGCGGGTCAACGCGGTCGCGCCCAGCCTCGCCATGCACCCGCACCTGGCCAAGGTGACCACCCCCGAACTGCTCGCCGAGCTCACCGCGCGCGAGGCCTTCGGGCGGTACGCGGAGCCCTGGGAGGTGGCCAACGTGATCGTGTTCCTGGCCTCGGGCTACTCCTCCTATCTGACCGGAGAGGTCGTCTCCGTCAGCAGCCAACACCCGTAGGCCCACAATGGATGCCGTGCCGACCAAGAAGAACCCCCAGGTGACCGCCCCCGCACCGGCGCGCCGCCGTGAACTCCTGCGCACCGCCGCCGAGGTCTTCGCCGAGCAGGGGTACAACGCCACGACCGTCCGGACCATCGCCGACCACGCGGGCATGCTCGCGGGCAGCCTCTACTACCACTTCGACTCCAAGGAGTCGATGCTGGAGGAGATCCTGCGCACCTTCCTCGACGAGCTCTGGGACGGCTACGACGCCGTCCTGGACGCCGGGCTCGGGCCGAGAGAGACACTGG
Proteins encoded in this window:
- a CDS encoding SDR family oxidoreductase; translation: MTGVESPAYVPGHGLLKGRTAVITAAAGAGIGGATARRFLQEGARVLISDAHVRRLKEYEAELGREFAGAVTAVPCDVTDEAQVRELFAAAVREHGRLDVVVNNAGLGGTCELADMADEQWFRVVDVTLNGTFRCTRAALRLFREAGHGGVIVNNASVVGWRAQAGQAHYAAAKAGVMALTRCAAMEAAEYGVRVNAVAPSLAMHPHLAKVTTPELLAELTAREAFGRYAEPWEVANVIVFLASGYSSYLTGEVVSVSSQHP
- a CDS encoding rhomboid family intramembrane serine protease codes for the protein MEPESTVTTCYRHPKVESYVRCTRCDRYICPDCMREAAVGHQCVECVKEGARSIRQTRTVVGGRVSAVPVVTYALIALNVLAYVGELVRPEIVDRLGMLGAGLVGPDGGHYRWQEVYPAGFEPEGLVDGEWYRLLTGAFLHLPPTEGTFGILHIVMNMAALWNLGRVVEHQLGRVRYVSLYLLSALGGSVLVLLLAPDALTVGASGAIFGLGAAYYVMARRLGADMNAVNRFMAGLLLWLLISAGLTSWQGHLGGLLAGGAVALALAYAPRGRRTLVQAGACVALLALLVALALGKVTALA
- the qcrB gene encoding cytochrome bc1 complex cytochrome b subunit gives rise to the protein MNGARSVNTATGRGSSPGRGEKLADWADGRLGLYSLAKANMRKVFPDHWSFMLGEVCLYSFLVLILTGVYLTLFFEPSSVEVVYDGSYTPLNGIVMTRAFESTLEISFDVRGGLLIRQIHHWAALVFVAGMLVHMMRVFFTGAYRKPREINWVFGWTLLLLGVITGLTGYSLPDDLLSGTGLRFAQGAILSVPIVGTYLAFFLFGGEFPGHDIISRLFPIHVLLLPGIMLGLVVAHLILVFYHKHTQYPGPGRDQKSVVGMPFLPVYMAKAGGFFFLVFGALAMLGGLAQINPVWAFGPYRADLVTTGAQPDWYLGFSEGLIRVMPGWEIDLGGHTLVLGVFIPFALFPLILAAIGVYPFIEAWITGDKREHHILDRPRNAPVRTGLGVAWLTLYVVCLIGGGNDIVATHLHLSINAITWFVRIAFFVAPVLAFVVTKRICLGLQRRDREKVLHGRETGTIKRLPHGKYIEVHEPLTQAQRHTLTQHEQPPPYEIGPRVDANGVRRRVTVSQRVRARLARAMLGPDSHIPKPTPEEYREITRGH
- a CDS encoding acyl-CoA dehydrogenase family protein, with amino-acid sequence MRFLLDPEQRAFAASLDALLTAADTPAVIRDWSRGDHCGGRALWARIAEAGVFALAIPEEYDGLGARPVELAVAFVELGRHAVPGPLVETVTAAALLTEPALAKRFLPSLAAGGTMATLASADAPYALDGDAATTHLSLTADGLRLSPGPATPARPSLDPARRLTPLLPGGELLSPTPPTDQALTWARLATAAQALGLGEALLDRTVAYVRQRTQFGVPTGSFQAVKHRLADARIALAFARPLLFGAALTMSAADVAAAKVTACEAAYTTARTALQLHGAIGYTAEYDLSLWLTKARALRGAWGGPDECRDAVLSARL
- a CDS encoding acyl-CoA dehydrogenase family protein, translating into MDLAFTQEEDAFRAEARSWLHAHVPSVPLPSLETEEGFAAHRAWEAELAANRWSVVDWPTAYGGRDSGLVRWLIFEEEYYAAAAPARVSQNGIHLLAPTLFAHGTEEQLARVLPTMASGHIIWAQAWSEPEAGSDLASLTSRAVRTDGGWLLSGQKTWSSRAPFADRAFGLFRSEQHTARPHQGLTYLMFDLRAPGVTVRPIARLDGKPAFAELFLDDVFVPDEDIVGEPGQGWSVAMSTAAGERGLTLRSPGRFLASADRLHELWRAKGSPEALRRKVADALIGARAYQLFTYAAASRFLDGEPLGAESSLNKVFWSEYDIALHETALDLLGPEGELADTAWSEPYVFALAGPIYAGTNEIQRDIIAERLLGLPKGRR
- a CDS encoding glutamate synthase subunit beta gives rise to the protein MADPKGFLNHGREVAKSRPVEERVKDWNEVYVPGSLLPIISKQASRCMDCGIPFCHNGCPLGNLIPEWNDYAYREDWGAASERLHATNNFPEFTGRLCPAPCESACVLGINQPPVTIKNVEVSIIDKAWETGDVAPQIPERLSGKTVAVIGSGPAGLAAAQQLTRAGHTVAVYERADRVGGLLRYGIPEFKMEKRHINRRIEQMRAEGTRFRTGIEIGRDLKATDLKKRYDAIVIAAGATTARDLPVPGRELKGIYQAMEYLPLANKVQEGDYVSPPISAEGKHVVVIGGGDTGADCVGTAHRQGAASVTQLEIMPRPGEDRAAHQPWPTFPMLYKVTSAHEEGGERVYSVSTTHFEGDEDGNVQWLHLTEVEFVEGKLTPKPGTERKIPAQLVTLAMGFTGTDRENGLVDQFGLDLDERGNIARDADFQTNVPGVFVAGDAGRGQSLIVWAIAEGRSAARGVDRFLTGASDLPAPIRPTDRALMV